From Cucumis melo cultivar AY chromosome 3, USDA_Cmelo_AY_1.0, whole genome shotgun sequence:
cttgtatcatagtgcattagtgatagacttctatcagtgatacactaggatacaagtctatcactatcattaatagaaaatGATAGACATGTAATTCTACAAGAAGATGAAGTCATATCATCGAtgtttaagaataataataaaaggaacatgtaattcttttaacctaaaaacatgaatcgacaaaaaaaaatattctacaAAGATTCAAACcgaaaaattattaaaattagagGAAACAACTAAAATCAAAGATTACAAAGATTCAAacagaaaaactaaaataagaggaaacaactaaaaagaaagatcaaatctaaaatatttaaaaaaaatatctgaTTACATACCAGATGATTTAACGAAAGTATGAGAAAATCATAGACAATAAGATGACGACTGGTTGGAGGCGGAAGAAGGTGTGGTTGGAGGCGAAAGAAGGTGTGGTTGGAGGCGGAAGAAGGTGTTGTTGGAGGCGGAAGAAGGGGTTGTTGGAGGCGGAGGAAGGTGTTCTTAACATGGAGAAAATCACAGAAACTGTGGTAAAGAAGGGAGAAAATCGTGGAGAAGGGAATGATGGTGAAAATGGAAGAGGAGAAAGTCGAGCCAATATCCTTTTTAAAACAAGGGCAATATTggaatatatttaaaaaaaaataaaaattttgctatatttgcaaattgtTTGATAAATTGACatatacttaatattttataccaAAATGGTTATACATtataaaatctcaaaattaaacttaagatttAGATATAGATGTTAAAACATAgaatctaataaaaaaaagtaaaaattgtttgggaaaaaaaaagcaaaataatttataaataaataaaattaacttAACTTTGCTAAATTTAGACAAAGATATTATAATTTAGGGATTGATCTAACGTCTTCATATATGTATGGATATGATTGATGGATATGAGCGTAATCATAGAGAGCATAACGTACTACGAAGCACTTGCATCGGTATCCGAGCAACTAGAGAACCAACAACAAAAATGTGATGGACAATTATTAAATACTTGTTCAATTgaaatgtaaaaaagaaaaatataacactcgactaaaaggaggaGTAAAACAAATATTAATAGAAATAGCTTTCAAATAgcaatattaatataatttttcctttttaaaatatatatttttcaagaaattgTTTCTAGGTAAAGTTGAGGTATATTTAGTTTGATCTATTAATTCTtcttaagataaaaaaaaaatactattatTGAGAGTGGTTTAAGGTTAGTTACAAAATTCTTGAATAGATCAAGCCAAAAACAAATACAAATAGGAGAGTCACAAATTTAAATCTCAAACCTCTATCAACagtataataaataaatatatatatatatatatatataaactgcATTTGAATTTTGCAACTTTGAACGTCAGAAACAATCTGATATAGGATGATAGACAAGAGATCAGAGCCGCATCTTCTCCTCCAAAATAAAAGGGAGCACACTGACACACCATTAACTGATTACTCCATCCTACTCTGTTATGGAAAAACTACGCCATTGATTCACCTCAACTAACTATGCTTCCCACAACTTCCTTCTCCTCACCTCTTCCAACGATTCTCATTCCCCCATCCTTTCGATCACACTCTTCTCTCTTACACCTCTCCACCCACCACCCCATTTCCGCCACTTCTACACCATCACAATCCTCTGTTCTATCCGAGCCGCCTTCCATCTCCAATGCTGCCCTTAACCTCCGTACAGCGCCATGGATGAAGGCTCCTCTCCACCTTCAAACCCAACAAGAAGAAGGCGTGGATCCCGCAAACCCCAAAAGAAGAAATGGGTCCGATCGGAATGGGGGCGATAAATGTTCTAGGGCTTTAGGTGATAGAGGAATTGAAAAAACTGGGAAATACGCGATGCGACGAATTGCTAAAAGCATTGGAAAGCTTCGGAGAAATGGGGATTTGGGAGAAACCCGAATGAATTTGGAGGAGGTTGAATTTGGGGATTTTGATTTGGAGGGTTTTGAGGAGTCTGGAACTCGCCGGAGAATGCCATGGGAGAAGGATGATGATGGGATTGTTTTCCGGAggatgaagaagaaaacaatGACTTCAGCGGAGTTGAATCTTGATAGACTGTTGCTTGAAAGGTTGAAGGCCAAGGCTTCAAAAATGGAGAAATGGGTGAAGGTCAATAAAGTTGGAGTTACTCAAGATGTTGTGAATAACATACAACTCAAATGGGAGAGAAATGAGCTTGCTATGCTGAAATTCGATGTGCCATTGAGCCGCAACATGGATAGAGCACGAGAAATTGTTGAGGTAAGGTTGGTTTTGTTTAACTTTCTCTTTTGTATTTCAAGCATTTTGTTGTTTGAAGTCCTTTGTATTTTGTAATTCGTATTGCAAGTATGAATCCCTTTGCAATATACCATTGAGAAGTGTTTTGTTAAAAACAACACAAATAAGTTGATATGCTCTAATGTTGCTAACTTTCTTTGGAAAATTACTGCTTTATGTTGTCACTCATTTTTGGACTTTCAGATTGATAGTTAAACATATTATCGTAGGATGTCTTTTTATGGCTATGGTttgtcttttttaattttttctcttGTACAGATGAAAACTGGAGGAATGGTAGTCTGGAGTAAGAAGAATGCTCTTGTTGTTTACCGGGGTTGCAATTATCCACTGAATTTGAAACCTAGTACGAAAATGCAAGTAGATAGCTCTTGTTCCAAAACACAGGTGCTGCAACAGAATCCAGTAAAGGTGGAAACAGACACTCATTCTTCACTCAGCGGACATTATGAAAGTGGTTTAGACCAAAGTCGAAATGACGACGATGGTGAATGGGAAGAAGCTTCTAGCTTTTTCTTGATGCGTCATGGAAATCTCCAACCATTGAGTGGATCACTCTATGAGAGGGAAACTGACAGGCTATTAGATGATTTGGGACCTCGCTTTATTGACTGGTGGATGCACAAACCTCTGCCGGTTGATGCTGACATGCTTCCAGAGGTGGTTCCTGGATATATGCCTCCATTTAGGCGTTGTCCACCCTATACTAAACAAAATCTTACAGATGCTGGACTACAACATCTGAGGAAGCTTGCACATTCCTTACCTACTCATTTTGTCCTCGGTattaattttgttgtttttcttcATTCAGTAAAACTTTTCTTGAGCTCTTCAGTTGAAATGTTAGTCAGAGATAGGATGAAGGTAAAATAAGGGTAGGAGTTTTTGAATATCTGTTTTTATTTGCTTACATTTTATGGGAAGTCACGTCAAAACTGAAGCAGTTTAAGTGAAGGTCTCAAGCAAGCAACACAATAACATGTTCACCTTAAcctgtttgttttttttttcccttaagTATTTGGTCTAGTACAACTTCTAATCTAACAGTGTAGAAATGTCTTGATATAATTTTAAAAGGGCGATTGATGATCTATGAGCTGAGCCAAATCTGATACTTCTTCTCTATTCTCCTTCATAAACTATTCTGTAGGTTCCATGGTTTAAAATTTACTCCCAATCAACATGCATTTTCATTTGTGGATAAACAATATTTTGTGCTCTGCTTATGATGTTGTGTGTGCATGTTCTTAGCTAGCTACATACAAACTCTGCTATGTTATGGCTGGATTAAATATTAACCAGCTAgtttattttgtatttaatcTTCTTCTGCATGTATTTGTATGTTCCACTAATTTTTTAATTTCCAAATATTTGAAGGGAGAAACAGAGGACTTCAAGGGTTGGCCGCGGCCATCTTAAAGTTGTGGGAGAAAAGTATGATAGCTAAGATTGCTTTGAAGTGGGGGGTCCCAAATACAAACAATGAGCAGATGGCATTCGAACTTAAGGCAAGTTTTCTAGAAATAATATTTGTTATACAACTGTATAAGCTATGAGACCTTGAACCTGGAATAATTGAAAGTTTTCTAGTATATATTAAAGACATTGTCCAAGAAACGTCAATGTGACTAAAGTGACAAATCATTGTCTGTATCTTATGTCTATGAACATCCAAATTGCGTGAAAGTTGCGAATGATATTTTATTGTCAATCCCTCTTTTGATAGATAATAACATTTTCATGAAAGGCAAAGAAAATTTAAAGCAGGAAACAAGGAGGTAACCCCTCCCAATAAACGAGAGAGCTAAGCAAAACACTCTAATGCAGGCATCTCTAAAAACTTACAGATATTCTTGCTTTAGGATCCACTCAACAAATACAGTTGATGGTAGAGCACATATGTATCTGAAGAATGGATGTTTTGACTTAATCTTTGTACGGACTGGACACATCTGGTTATTGTCCTAAACTATGCTTATGGTGTTTTGTGTCCCCTGCTACAATTTAGTGTGTCGTGCAAGCTAGGGTGATGTGTTAGTTCCATTAAATAACTATTACTGGTTCAGAAACTCACAGGAGGAACATTGCTGTTGCGCAATAAATTTCTCATTATCCTTTATCGAGGCAACGACTTCCTACCTGTTGGAGTTGCTGATTCAATAATTCAAAGAGAATTAGAGCTCCAAAGATGGCAACTTCACGAGGAAAATTCACGGCTGAAAGCCAGTGAATTTTTCTGTTTTGACACTGGGAACATGGAAGAGAGAGGGAAGGCTGGAACTCTATCAGATTTTAAGGATGTCACAGTGGAGTATGAAGATTTGTCAACTGAAAGCACAGAATCAAAACTTCAAGCAGAAGCTGAAAAGGGGAAAATAATTAGGGAGCTAAGGATGCAAGAGCGAAGACTTAAAATTGTAAGGTTAACTTTTGTGTGCTAATATCTGGATCTTAACATTGTAAGGTTAACTTTTACGTGTTAATTTCTGAATCGACCGTCCTTGTTAAGCTGTTATCACGCACTAGTGCACCACCTGCTGATGTTTTTATCTTATTGGGATTTTGCAGCTTAACTTTAAGGTAGAGAAGTCAACAAAGGAGTTGACGAAGTTGAATGCATCATGGAGCCGTGTTGAGCCAGATGCAGACCAGGAACTTATTACAAATGAGGAGAGAATATGTTTTAGGAAGATGGGTTTGAAGATGGATAGCTGCTTAACACTCGGTATTAATTTGAACCCCATCCCATCCATTAAGTTGGACTTTTGTAAGGTTGCATTGCCTAGTACCTGAGCTTCTTTAGAATTCCATTGTAAACATATAAATTTGCTCCAATTTATTTCGATGAAAACATAAGATTTCCTATTGTTTTGCACTCATGTACATAACTCAGACTAACCTTaggaattgaaaaaaaatcaatagaaGGGTTAAATTGTAGCAAGCTATGTAATAAAAGGTAAATAGTATAGCATCATTTTTTTTCCCATGTTCTATTctttagttttgattttttgGTGACTTCAGGTAGGCGGGGTGTATTTGATGGTGTCATTGAAGGCTTGCATCAACACTGGAAACACAGAGAGGTAGTAAAGGTGATTACCATGCAGAGAGCTCTTAATCAGGTTAATTATACCGCAAAATTGCTTGAAGCAGAAAGTGGTGGGATTTTAGTATCCGTGGACAAACTAAAAGAAGGCTATGCCATAATTATTTTCCGTGGAAAGAACTATAAACGACCTCTACATTCAGTGTCGAAGAATCTCTTGACTAAAAGAAAAGCATTAAGTAGGTCCTTGGAGATGCAGAGAATTGGAGTAAGTGAAGCCTTTTTGTTTTAAACTTCTGTTCTTTGTTCTGTTAATATAATGCGTAAGTTTTGTGTCAATCTGCTTGATTCGATTCTGCTAATTTTCATGTTTTCATTACAGTCACTGAAGTTCTTTGCTAATCAGAGACAGCAACAAATTTCTGAATTACAACTCGAACTGGTGAGCATTCAGTCCTCTTTATATTGGAAATGTCTCAATTAGAGGTGTCACTTATAAATCTTTTAACATTATTGCTATTTGTATTATATGATATTTCTCTTTGATAATAAATTGTTCTCTTTTGCCCGCGGACGTAGCTAACATTATGTCAATGAACCACATAAGTTTATGTGTCAATCTTTATTGCTTATGCTTTCTCGTTTTCTTTATTTGCCAATTTCATAACATAGGAGAATGTGCGAGATAGTGAGGAGTAAATTAATCAGAACTAGAGTACAAAGCTTGCCGATAAAAGCACACTTCTCCACTTCTACATTTGAAATGTGGGCGAATTGGGTATGCTAAAGTGATTTAAATATCTAGTTGCGCCTCCTCGATCTActggttattattattatatatttatttgcttTTATTGGCACCTTAGGTCTTTGAAGAATGTATCAGATCTCCATGTGAACAAAGTTTGTTAGGCAGAGGCCCCATATTCAATAATGGATGCTTTAAAACTGTGAAAACAACAAAGAAGCTAAGATGGAGAGGAAGAAATTCTTTAGATGTTGTGGAGCATAAGTGGATATGTCTACTTCAATTCTGGAATGGATACTGtaagtgaaaaagaaagaaattttttttgtctTCCATTTATAAATAGTATTagaattaattattttgtatatCGATCAACTATGTTATTCTTTTATATCTAATGTAACATGTACATAAATCAGTGACCTCTAAATCTTATAAAAATGTTTGAACTATTTGTTGgttcttgttcttttttctttttacttacATGGGAGTCTCCATAACATTTGTTATGACTTATGAGAGCATGTACTTTCTTgttatggaaaatgaaaatcCACCCCCTCTCTTCCCTGACttgactttttttcttttttcttttctttttcttggggGATATGTTCTAGTTCATTGATTTGATTTACTCTTCTGTTTCTGAGTTTcagagattttcaaaattaatccAAATTGTTTTAAATTGTGAGAATGGTATTGTCATCTTCAAACAATGGTGAAAATTATCCATAGGCCGTGGGCTTCTTCATTCATCTGACTaagttctattctttt
This genomic window contains:
- the LOC103485442 gene encoding chloroplastic group IIA intron splicing facilitator CRS1, chloroplastic; the encoded protein is MLPTTSFSSPLPTILIPPSFRSHSSLLHLSTHHPISATSTPSQSSVLSEPPSISNAALNLRTAPWMKAPLHLQTQQEEGVDPANPKRRNGSDRNGGDKCSRALGDRGIEKTGKYAMRRIAKSIGKLRRNGDLGETRMNLEEVEFGDFDLEGFEESGTRRRMPWEKDDDGIVFRRMKKKTMTSAELNLDRLLLERLKAKASKMEKWVKVNKVGVTQDVVNNIQLKWERNELAMLKFDVPLSRNMDRAREIVEMKTGGMVVWSKKNALVVYRGCNYPLNLKPSTKMQVDSSCSKTQVLQQNPVKVETDTHSSLSGHYESGLDQSRNDDDGEWEEASSFFLMRHGNLQPLSGSLYERETDRLLDDLGPRFIDWWMHKPLPVDADMLPEVVPGYMPPFRRCPPYTKQNLTDAGLQHLRKLAHSLPTHFVLGRNRGLQGLAAAILKLWEKSMIAKIALKWGVPNTNNEQMAFELKKLTGGTLLLRNKFLIILYRGNDFLPVGVADSIIQRELELQRWQLHEENSRLKASEFFCFDTGNMEERGKAGTLSDFKDVTVEYEDLSTESTESKLQAEAEKGKIIRELRMQERRLKILNFKVEKSTKELTKLNASWSRVEPDADQELITNEERICFRKMGLKMDSCLTLGRRGVFDGVIEGLHQHWKHREVVKVITMQRALNQVNYTAKLLEAESGGILVSVDKLKEGYAIIIFRGKNYKRPLHSVSKNLLTKRKALSRSLEMQRIGSLKFFANQRQQQISELQLELENVRDSEE